The genome window TCTGGAGACTTCCACCGGGGGGGTAGCGTTCACCGTCAAGGAGGGAGTGCTGCGCAAATTCCAGATCCTCGCCAAGGTCTTCTCCCTTTTCAACGTTTCACAGATTCTTTCCCTGAACCTGCCCGACATGGATACCGAAGGAATGCCCTTCAGCCTGGTGCGCGCCAGTGTCAAGCTGGACCAGGGCATTCTCGCCACCGAAGACCTTTTCATCGACAGCACCTCGATGAATCTCTCCCTGGTCGGCAGCCTCAATCTGCATACGGAGACCCTCGACATGGTCCTAGGGGTCAAGCCACTGCGCCTGGTCGACCAGATCGTCACCAACATCCCCCTCGCCGGCTGGCTTCTCGCCGGGGAGGAAAAGGCGCTGATCACCGCCCATTTCGCCATCACCGGCAAAACCGACGCACCGCAGGTGATGGTCGTACCCGTCACCTCCGTTTCGGAAAAGGTGCTCGGCATCTTCAAGCGGGTCTTCGGCCTCCCCGGCAAAGTCGTCTCCGATGTCGGCGAACTCTTCAAATCCTCCCCCAGCCCCCCGCCCGAGCCACAAAGAGATTGACCGGCTGGAGGCAAGATCTTAAGATTGCCCGGCGAAGCGCCACCGACATATCCTATTCTTCCGACCAGGAGCATCCTATGCGCCGTCTTTTGCTCATCCTCATTCTCATCCTCCTTTCCACAACGGCCTGGGCCCAACTCGATGGCGAAAATTTGTTGCAGATCCGCCCCCCGGACTATCAGATCAGCCTCCAGGAACGGCAGGGGCAGCAGATCGTCACCGAAATGATCCCGGCCAAGGAAACCGCGGACAATTGGAGCGAACAGGTCGCGACCCGGATCTTTCTGGAAACCGACGTGACTCCGGCCCAGTATCAGGAGTTCAGCGCCCAGGAATGGCGCATCACCTGCCCCGATGCCCGCCTGCTTCCGGGAACCGAAGGCAAGGACAACGGCTACCCCTTCTCCCTGTGGATTCAGGTCTGTCCTCGCGACACCCGTACCGGCGGACCGGAATACGCCTGGTTCAAGGCGATCCGCGGCCAGGACAACCTCTACGTCGTGCGTAAGACTTTCCGTTTCGAACCAAGCGAAGAGCAGGTCAAGACCTGGGTCCATTACCTGCGCTCGATCCGGGTCTGCGATCCGCGCCGCGCCGACGCCCCCTGCCCTCCGGCCGGCAGCAAGGAGAACAAAGCTGCCGCCGCTCCGGCCAAACCCTAGGCGCGGGGCGAGAGGGGGATGGGGGACGATACCGGGGACGCAGTCCGGCCGGGCACAAGCGCCGCCGCAGGTGGGGGCGTCCGCCGGTTTTTCGGCCAGGCCGTTCTGCTCGGCCTTCTGGCGGCGACCTCCTGCTGCAACTATCTGCTCTTCCATTCCCTGGCCGAACTTTACGCCATCGTCATCGCCTGCGGGATTTTCATTATCGCCTGGACCGCTCGGGCCCATTACCACAACGACTACCTCCTCTTCATCGGCATCGCCTATCTCTTCGTCGCTGCCTTCGACACCCTGCACATGCTCGGCTACCACGGCATGGCGGTCTTCACCGACATTCCGGGCTACAACCTCGGTCCTCAACTCTGGCTGGCGGGGCGGTTCCTCGAAGCCGGCACCCTGCTGCTGGCGCCGCGCTTCATCCGCCGCCCACTCCCCTTAAGACCGGTCTTCGCCGGCTACGGGCTGATATCGGCCCTGGCCCTCTGGTCGATCTTCGGCGCTCGCAACTTTCCCCTCTGCTTCACCCCGGAAACGGGACTGACCCTGTTCAAAGTCATCGCCGAATACGCCATCGTCGCCCTGCTGCTGGCCGCCCTGATCCATCTGGTCTCGCGCCGAGCCACCCTCGACCGCCGCATTTACCGTCTGCTCTTCGCGTCGATCCTGCTGACCATGGCCTCGGAACTCTGCTTCACCCTCTACATCAGCCACTACGGCCCCGCCAACCTGCTCGGCCATCTGCTCAAAATCGTCAGCTTCACCCTGATCTATTTCGCCATCATCGACACCGCCCTGCGCCGCCCCTTTGCCCTGCTCTTCCGCGACCTCAAGGAAGGTCGCGACAGCCTGCTGGCGGCGCAGCGGGCGGCGAAACTGGGGAGTTGGTCCTGGCGACCGGCAACGCAAGAGATGCGCTGGTCGGAAGAGACCTATCGCCTTTTGGGTCTGTCCGGGGAAATCTCCCCCCCCGGATTCGACCGGCTCATCGCCGCCCTCGATCCCTGCGACCGGGAAAATGCCCGCCAGGCGCTGGAAGCGGCGCGGCACGGCGGCTCCCTGCGTATGGAAGTCCGTCGGGATGATTCCGGGGAAGCCCCCGTCCATCTGCGCATCGAAGGGGACTGGGAGCTGGACGGCGACGGCGCTCCCCTGCTGGCGGGGATCGTTCAGGACATCAGCGAGGCAGTGGCGGCGGAAGAACTGCGGCGGGAGATCGACGGCATTACCCGCCACGACCTGCGCACCCCCCTCACCCCGATCATCGGCATCGCCGAAGTGCTGGCCCTGACCGGCAAGAATCTCACCGACGAACAGCGTGGGATGCTCGAAGACATCCGCCTGTCGGGCGTGCGTATGCTCGACCTGATCAACCGCTCGCTGACGTTGTACAAGATCGAACGGGGCACCTACCAGTTGCAGCCCGAGGCCTTCGATCTGCTCGACACCCTGCGGGAAGTGCTGCGAGAGACGGCCGAGCGGTCAGCGACGGCAGGCGTGACCTGCCGCCTGGAACCGGCGAAGGAGGCCGGAACGCAGTGGATTATCGGAGAGAGGCTGCTCTGCCACACCCTCTTCGCCAATCTCATCGGCAATGCCGTCGAGGCCTCTCCCCCGGGCGAAACGGTCATCATTACCGTGGCCGAGTCCGCCGAAATCTGGCGGGTATCCATCGACAACAGCGGCGAGGTTCCCGAGTCCTTCCGCCCCCGCTTTTTCGAAAAGTACGCCACCTCCGGCAAAAAGGGGGGCACCGGTCTCGGCACCTACTCGGCGATGATGGCCGCTCGCGCCCACGGCGGCACCATCCTTCTCCATTGCGGCGCGGGACGCACGACGCTGACGGTGGAACTGCCGAAGTCGCCCCCCGAACTCCTTAACGGGGAAAACGAAATTCCCTGACCAACCTCCCCTCTCGATCCGCGAACGATTCTCCTCTCCACACAAAAACCGACGGCGGAAACCGGTACGTTTGCCCTTAGGGTCTCCGGCAAATACGTCCCGATCTTCAGCCGTCGGTTTTCAATCGACTTCCTTTTTATGACCTACTTGAAAAAGACCAACCCGCCCGCTCCGTCACCAAGGTAAATGCGGCCATTGCTGATGGCCACATCGGAACATTCGGCGGCGGTGTCGACGCGCTCGACCAGCAGCGGTTGCGCCGGATCGGTAAAGTCAACCTTGACCAGACCGGCCGCGCCGAAGGCGATGTAGAGATTGAGGCGGCCGTCCTGCACCGTATATTTCATCCGGGTCGCGGCGCCGTCCACGTCTTCGTTGCCGGGAACTTCCTGCAATTTGAAGCGCCCGAGGGCAATCGGTCGGTAATCGTAACTGACCGTGCCCCGGGTGGTTTTCTTGAAGAGGACGGTGGGATCGACGCCTTCGGGCACATCGGCGATCAGGTCGCTCAAGGCATAGCAGACTACGCCGAAGCTGTCGTAGGCGAAGTAGGCCTTGTCGCCGATGACCTCGACGTCGCTCGCCTTGCCGTCGGCGCTGCCGACGTCGCCGTCCTCGTACTTGATCGGCTGGAAGACCTTGATGGTGCGCATGGCGTGAACGTCGGTGACATCGGCCACGCCGACGCCGTAGGGGCCGGAGGCGATGACGGCGTAACGCCGTCCGCTGGCCGGGTCGATCCACAATTCGACGCCGTGGGCGGTGCCGAAGAGGGGTTTTTCTTTGACCGTGCCGAGATTGGCGACGAAGAAACCGCTGCCCGCTACCGTCGGATCCTTGCTCACATCATAGACGGTGAGGCCGTTGCTGCCGTCGGCGACAAAGGCCAGATTGCCGGCGAATTCCACGTCATAGGCGTGGTCCTGGAAGTTGAGCTCGTCGACGTTGGCGACTTCATTGTTGTGTTCGTAAATGTCCTGCAATGAGAGCTTGAGCAGCAGCGGCGCGCCAACGGCTCCCTGCCCCGCCTCGATCTCCGCCACCCGCACCCGGCGCAGTCCGTTGCGGGCGCAAAGGGACCAGGCATTCTCGCCGCTCGGATCAATAACACTGCGCACCGTGTGCGACGGCGGGTAGATCGTTTCCCCGGCGACGGTCACCGGATACTCGTCCTGCACGGTGTTGCCGACCAGATGCACGGCGTCGGTGGGATAGCCCGCCTCGTCGGTGATTTTCCAGGCGCTGACCCCGTGCGGGCCGTCGGAAACGTAGAGATAATCGGCGCTCGCCGCGACCCCCGAGGTATGACCGATGGAGATCGTTTCGCTCGGGCTGCCGTCGGGCGCGGCACCGATTTCATCCGTCGGCGGAAAGTAGCCGGTGATGGCGTAGCGCGCCGACATACTCGCTGCTTGCAGGTTGTAGAGGTCGACAAAAACGAAACCGCCCGCGCCGGAACATTCGAGGACATCGACCGTGCCGGCGGCATCCAGGGTAATGTTGTCCATCAGCGCTAAGGTATTGCCGTGACCGTTGAGCTCGCTGGTCGCCAGCAAGCAGGGCTTCTGGAAGAAGGCCGTCGGCAGCGATTCGTTGTCGAGCGGGTCATAGGGGGACATATCGAAGGAGGTGATGTTTTCGTGATCCGGCACATGGTCGCCGGCGATGCCGTTGTCGTCGTTGTTGTAGGGCGCCCCGGCGCCGCGCCAGGATTCGGGATGGGCGGCCCCTTCGAGAAGCACCAGCCCGGCGAAATGGTCGGTCAGATAAACCGTGTTCCCCTGCACGCGCACCGCGCGCACTCCCGATTCCTTGAGCTTGCCCGCCCCTTCGTAGGGGAGCAGCGAGGCCGGCTGCGAACCGGTCTCATCGGGGCCATTGGGCGGCACCGCCGGAAAGAAGCCGAGGTAATTGCCTTGTAGCTTATTTGCCGGAGTCGCGCTGTCGAAACCGGTAACATCTACAGCCGCCACCCCGCCCAGGGAATAGGCGACATAGGCGATGGTCCGCTGATTCTGCACGGCGACGTCGACGTCGAGGGCCTGGTAATACCAGCGGGCTTCCCGCTCCAGGTCGGCCCAGGGATGCAGCATCTCGGTATTCTTGGTCTTGCCCTTGCTGGAGTTGCGGATCTCGTAGTTGACCTGACGGTAGTCGGGCATGCCGGTCGCCGCGTCGAGATAAGGTTCGCCCGTCGCCGGATCTTTGGCCACGGCGTCACGGACGATCATCCCGCCGAAATAGTCTTCGCCGCGCTGGTCGTCGAGATAGTAGTTGTAGCGGCCGACCATCTCCAGGGTTTCGGGATCGAAAATCCCCAGACCGAGCACATCGAGCGGCACAAAGAGGCGATTGCCGTAGATTCGGATGGCCTGGGCGCCCCCCCAAGGACGCTCGCCGGCATACTGCACAGTGGCCTTTTCCCGCTCGATGAGCAGGGTGCCGTCGGCCTCCCGCGCATTGCTGAAGAGATGGCTCAGCGCGGTCTTGTGGATGCCGTAATCGGCGTCGGCGAGATAGAGAGAGGTGCCGTCGGTGGCCAGGGCAACAATCGGCGCCTTGACGCTTTCGATAAGGTTGGAGTTCGGTCGGGTCGACGCCGTCGGCAACCGGCGCGACCAGGTCGCTCAGGGAGTAGCAGAGGACGCCGAAGCTGTCGTAGGTGAAATAGGCCTTGTCGCCGATCACCTCGACGTCGATCGCCTGGCCGTCAGCCGAGCCGAGTTCGTCGTTTTCGTATTTGATCGGTTCGAAGACCTTGACGATGCGCATGGCGTTGACGTCGGTGACGTCGACCACGCCGACGCCGTTGGGGCCGGAGGCGATGACCGCGTAGCGCCTACCGCTGACGGCATCGTTCCACAGCTCGACGCCCGAGGCGGTGCCGAGCAGCGGGCTGCCCTGGTTGTAGCCGATGTTGCCGACGAAGAAGCCGCTGGCGGCGCGGGTCGGATCTTTGCTCACATCATAGACGGTGAGGCCGTTGGAGCCGTCGGCGACGAAGGCGAGATTACCAACGAATTCCACGTCGTAGGCGGAATCCTGATAGTTGAAGGATTTGACCACGCCCCAGTCGGCGTTGTGCTCGAAGCTGTCCTCCATGTGCAGCTTGACCAGCAGCGGCGCGCCGACCTGGCCGAGACCGGCCTCGACGCCGGAAATCGGTACCCGGCGCATGCCGTTGCCGACGCACAGCGCCCAGGTGAACTGGCCGGAGGGATCGATGATGTTGCGCACCGTATGGGAGGCGGGATAGATCAACTCGCCGTTGACCAATTCGGGATACTCGTCTTGCAGGGTGTTGGCGACCAGATGCACGGCGTCGGTGGGATAGCCGGCGGCGTCGGTGATCTTCCAGGCGCTGACGCCGTGGGGGCCGTCGGAGACGTAGATGTGATCCGCCGTGGCGCTGATGCCGTCGGTGTGGCCGAGAGCGATGGTCTGGGTGGCGCTGCCGTCGGCGGCGGCGCCGATTTCGTCGGTGGTGGGGAAATAGACACTGATGGCGAAACGGTCGCTCATCAGCGGCGCGCTCAGGTTGGTGACGTCGACCATGACAAAGCCGCCGGCGCCGGAACATTCCAGCACGTCGATCTGGCCGGCACTGGTGACGTCGGGGACATCCATCAAGGTCAGGGTGTAGCCGTGGCCGTTGAGCTCGCGGGTCGCCAGCTCGCAGGGCGCCTGATAGTAGGCCCAGGGGAGGGACTCGTTATCGAGCGGATCCCAGGGGCTCATGTCGTAGGAGGTGATGTCCTCGTAAGCGGGGACGTTGTTGTTGGGAATGCCGTCGGTGTCGTTGTTGTAGGGGAGCGCCGGACCGTGCCAGTTCTCCGGGGTGGCGGCAGTGTTCAGGATCACCAGGCCGGCGAAGTGGTCGGTGAGATAGACGCGGTCGCCGACCACTTCCACGCCGGTGACGCCGGCTTCCTTGAGCATCCCGGCGCCTTCGTAGGGAAGCAGGCTGGAAGGATCGGAGAGGGTTTCATAAGGACCATTGGACGGCACCGCCGGGAAGAAGCCGAGATAGGCGGCATTGAAGAAATTGTCGGCGGTCGCCCCTTCGAAACCGGTGATGTCCACCGCCAGCACGCCGCCCAGGGCGTAGGCGATGTAGGCGATGGTACGCCCGCCCTGCTGGGCGATGTCGACGCCGATGGCTTCGTAATACCACTTGCCGTTGCGCTCCATGTCGGCCCAGGGGGTCGGTTCGCCGGTGCCGGTCCCTTTCATGACCACGGTGATCTCATAGTTGACCTGGCGATAGTCGGGCATGCCGGTGAAATCGTCGACAAAGAGATCGCCGGTCGCATCGGCGGCGACGGCCTGGGTGACGGCCATGGCGCCGAAATAATCCTCGCTGCGAGCTTCATCGGTGTAGAGATTGTAGCGGCCGACCTGAGCCAGGGTCGCCGGATCGAAGATCCCCATCCCCTGGGCGCCGAGCCCGGCGAAGAGCTTGCCGCCGTAAAGCATGAGATCGACGGGGCCGCCCCAGCCGTGCTCGCCGGCATACTGCACGGTGCAGACCTCGCGGTCGATCTTGAGGGTGCCGTCGGCTTCGCGCACATCGCCGAAAACGTTGGCGAGCGCGGTCTTGTGGATCCCGTATTCGTGGTTGGCGATGTAGAGGTCGACGCCGTCGCTGACCAGGGAGGCGATGGGGGAGGCGGTGCTGGCGAAGGTATTGCCGTAGAGGATGGAGCCGCCGGTTTCGGTGAAGGTCACGTTTTCCATGAGGAAGTTGACCGGCAGCACATTGACGATGCTCATCGCCGCCGGATCGGCGAGATTGACCACGGTGATCCCCGCCTCGCCGGTGGCGACCAGGGCATAAAGGCCGCCGCCATAGGCGATAACTTCGATGTCGTTGGCGAAAGCCGGCAGGGTCAGCTCATAAAAGACCCCCTTGGTCGTCCCGACCGGCGTGGCGCGCAGGGCGGTGCCCAGATTGAACAGGCACCACTCGGAGCCGGCATACTGAAAGCGGGCGACGGCGGTGGAAGAGCCGCCGATCTGCACGTTGGCGGCGGGATACTGCACCATGTCGGCCGGCTGGACGGCTACGGTCACGGTTTTG of Desulfuromonas acetexigens contains these proteins:
- a CDS encoding carboxypeptidase regulatory-like domain-containing protein; its protein translation is MRKMFFLRLLILLCCLGFLATSAFAAKPAPVPTDAGTLTGKVTIAGTRTAIVGATITVVGSAGTYSAVTNSKGSYTLTPLAGGYTVTAAANGYASQSFSVTIKVGTTTVQNFALSTAVVTTGVLSGTVSNAATGAALAGATVAADHGGYSAVTGSDGKYTLTVAAGSYALTASAADFVAATQTAAVVAGGTTTTNFALAPVAETLAISSLTATPDTFVEAAASTITLSAVVEGAPSLFDWSQLSGPKVPLTALSATSASADVSALQVAAEAELVFQLTVGDGTAAVSKTVTVAVQPADMVQYPAANVQIGGSSTAVARFQYAGSEWCLFNLGTALRATPVGTTKGVFYELTLPAFANDIEVIAYGGGLYALVATGEAGITVVNLADPAAMSIVNVLPVNFLMENVTFTETGGSILYGNTFASTASPIASLVSDGVDLYIANHEYGIHKTALANVFGDVREADGTLKIDREVCTVQYAGEHGWGGPVDLMLYGGKLFAGLGAQGMGIFDPATLAQVGRYNLYTDEARSEDYFGAMAVTQAVAADATGDLFVDDFTGMPDYRQVNYEITVVMKGTGTGEPTPWADMERNGKWYYEAIGVDIAQQGGRTIAYIAYALGGVLAVDITGFEGATADNFFNAAYLGFFPAVPSNGPYETLSDPSSLLPYEGAGMLKEAGVTGVEVVGDRVYLTDHFAGLVILNTAATPENWHGPALPYNNDTDGIPNNNVPAYEDITSYDMSPWDPLDNESLPWAYYQAPCELATRELNGHGYTLTLMDVPDVTSAGQIDVLECSGAGGFVMVDVTNLSAPLMSDRFAISVYFPTTDEIGAAADGSATQTIALGHTDGISATADHIYVSDGPHGVSAWKITDAAGYPTDAVHLVANTLQDEYPELVNGELIYPASHTVRNIIDPSGQFTWALCVGNGMRRVPISGVEAGLGQVGAPLLVKLHMEDSFEHNADWGVVKSFNYQDSAYDVEFVGNLAFVADGSNGLTVYDVSKDPTRAASGFFVGNIGYNQGSPLLGTASGVELWNDAVSGRRYAVIASGPNGVGVVDVTDVNAMRIVKVFEPIKYENDELGSADGQAIDVEVIGDKAYFTYDSFGVLCYSLSDLVAPVADGVDPTELQPYRKRQGADCCPGHRRHLSLSRRRRLRHPQDRAEPSLQQCAGGRRHPAHRAGKGHCAVCRRASLGGRPGHPNLRQSPLCAARCARSGDFRSRNPGDGRPLQLLSRRPARRRLFRRDDRP
- a CDS encoding sensor histidine kinase, with amino-acid sequence MGDDTGDAVRPGTSAAAGGGVRRFFGQAVLLGLLAATSCCNYLLFHSLAELYAIVIACGIFIIAWTARAHYHNDYLLFIGIAYLFVAAFDTLHMLGYHGMAVFTDIPGYNLGPQLWLAGRFLEAGTLLLAPRFIRRPLPLRPVFAGYGLISALALWSIFGARNFPLCFTPETGLTLFKVIAEYAIVALLLAALIHLVSRRATLDRRIYRLLFASILLTMASELCFTLYISHYGPANLLGHLLKIVSFTLIYFAIIDTALRRPFALLFRDLKEGRDSLLAAQRAAKLGSWSWRPATQEMRWSEETYRLLGLSGEISPPGFDRLIAALDPCDRENARQALEAARHGGSLRMEVRRDDSGEAPVHLRIEGDWELDGDGAPLLAGIVQDISEAVAAEELRREIDGITRHDLRTPLTPIIGIAEVLALTGKNLTDEQRGMLEDIRLSGVRMLDLINRSLTLYKIERGTYQLQPEAFDLLDTLREVLRETAERSATAGVTCRLEPAKEAGTQWIIGERLLCHTLFANLIGNAVEASPPGETVIITVAESAEIWRVSIDNSGEVPESFRPRFFEKYATSGKKGGTGLGTYSAMMAARAHGGTILLHCGAGRTTLTVELPKSPPELLNGENEIP